AACAAGGAGTGGGGGCGGTGGCACGCTTTGTCCATGGTCCTGGGATTTGATACTTCCAGGAAATAAACCTTTTTGAGATTAAAGTTTCCGACATGGACACGAGGAGGAAGAAGGAATTAAAGCCAAGCAACTGGTTGCCTTAGGGCGCTGCAGAAAGACAGACATGTTCAGCCTTTCACATAGCAACATACTCCAAATATGGCAGCTCCCAGCCGGTACCTGGAGTTGTTTAAATTCCCTACACAGAGAAGACCCTGAGATTTTTATGTAATACCACAAATATGACTTGGTGGTTGAGGTCCCCTCTGCAGAACCATCAGGCTGGCTCTCCACCTACGTATTGTGGTCATCTTTGGTGTTTCTCTGGCTCATTGTTGGGTGTGCCAAAGATATTTTGGCTGTCTGGGGTCCTGAGTGGACTAGGTGCTTTCCACCTAGGGGTTGGtgtgaagggggcacagtgcaggagtTAGGGGCAAAGGGGGAGTGGGGAGTCTGGGGAGCTCATGGGGGCAGGGACAATGGAGGAGGGGACACCGCACCCCCCAGGGGCCAgagcaccaaaatacaagttctccCAGGGCGTCATTTTCCCTACGGCCGGCCctgtttaccactcccccaatctttgtgtcatctgcagactctatcaaaaattattttatgttttcttccataaaaatattaaatagtgtagggccaagaactatTCCCTGTGGACcctcactagaaacacacctacGCGGTGATGATTCCGTTTACAGCTACagtttgagacctatcagttagccagtttgtaATCCAATGAATGTGTGTCTTgctgattttgtatcattctagtttcttaagaAAATGTCTTGCGGTACAAAGTCTTAAAGAAGTCTAAGTCtattacatcagcactattacATTTATCACCTGTAACCTTGTTGTAATCTCTCTATCACTTTACGAGTGCCCATATTCAGTCATAATACTCTGAGATTCCCACGAGGTCATTTGCATGTACACCATTATACACGGAGGGCCTGTTTCACGAGCAACTCACCAGAATCTGGACACCAGGTCTGACTCCAAGAGGCATCGCAAGATGAGGAAAAGCCAGGCAACTTCCACTCCATAGAAGGGTGAGTCACTCCTGCTGGTGGGTGTTGGTAAGACAGAAGAGGGGCAAAAAAACTTTGAGTTATACTTATTATGAATTATGTTTActacagtagtgcctaaggaccaaccaagaatgtggccccattgtgttaggtgctgcacacacacacactgtagcagacagtccctgccctgaagagctgacagtctCAATAGATCAGACAAACCCATGGTGTAGGAAGGTGTAGAACACACATGCAGAGTGATCAGTGtaatagcagccatgttagtgCCACGATTTTTAGGGATTAGGTTTTGTTAACAAGGGATCCAATAAAGGTGAAAGGAGAGGGGAcatgggtcagtcctgggtctggtactattcctattttcatgaatgacttggataatggattgGAGAGCATGCTTATCAAATTTGTGGAGGACACCACAGTGcggggggttgcaagcactttggaggacaggattagaattcaaaatgacccggacaaattggagaattggtctgaaatcaacaagatgaaagtgagtaaagacaagtgcaaagtacttcacttaggaagggaaAAAACCAAATAcgcaactacaaaatggggaataactgactaggtggtTGTgctgcggaaaaggatctggggggttatagtggatcacaaattgaatatgagtcgaGAATGTGATGCGGTTGCAAAAAAGGctgatatcattctggggtgaTGAACAGGAGTGTCGTATTTAAGGCACGGGAGGTCATTGTCCTGCTcttctcagcactggtgaggactcagctggagtgctgtgtccagttctgggtgccacagtttcagaaagatgtggacaacttgGAGCGAGTCAagaggggagcaacaaaaatgatcagaaagttagaaaacctgacctatgaggataggttaaaaaaactggcccTGTGTAGTCTTGAGAGAGACCGAGGAAGGACCTGATGATAACAGCAGGGATTTGTCTAAGTTAGCCAATGGGAGGCACTGAGCAGAGAGGTGTGTCCTAAACCTTGCCTCAATTCACCTTCTCCCGACCTTCTCCCTACCCAATGAGGAAAAGGgatttcccacctcccaggtgactGCTCTAGGCACCGAATTACAGTCATTCTCAATCTCTCTGGtccaattaatattaattaaagtGGAATGGCTTCCGCAAGTGAGACCCTcaacagaatatcccatagcctgtGCTTTGGATGTGAAAGACCTTTTGTGGAAGGCTGGCCCTAAGTGGTTTGCCCAGGGTCAGCCAGGATATTTGTAGCAAAGCAAGGAATTTCGCCCAGGTTTCAAACAGCCCTGGCAATGGCCCCCATCGCTGGACCACCCATGTAAGCACTAAGCAGCGTTGCCCCCTTTTGACCCAggtggctagtcaaagttcagggcaCGGGGGTTGTTCCAGTTGAGCGTAGACAATGATGGAGTCTGGTGTTTTCTTTGATGCCGCATTGTTTATTTACATGGAATGTACAAGATCCTGCTTCTCCAGAAGCAGAAGAAACTCCAAACAAATGAATAGTCCCTTAGCTTACCGCCctaagcctctttagccaacGCCAGACCCAAAAGCTCTTTCTCCAGCTTTTTTCCTAGGGTCATACACTGTGTCCACAGGCTGCTGTTTGGCCGTCTTGCTTTTGCCTGTTTGTCTCAGTCTGTCTCCCGTGTTCTGCCTTCCCTcacaaaacaatactcagcaaaacCCCCTCCACCTACTCAATCCAAAACGAGGCAGGTTCACATCACCTTTTTTTGGAGGATCGGGGAATGAGTTTGTGATTAACTTATCCTTTTCTGGCGGGAGGGGCGGGGATTGTGATTAACTTCTCCTTACAGTTATGTGAATTGAAAGGTCTGTGCACACCCCATCAATCTCACTAGGGTTTTGTTCAACCCACAAAAAGATTACACCCAGCACATAACTGTGTTATTGCAGGTATTAGTGGAGCTCTGCAGCTAACATCTGATTGTCTCAGGTTACACTGCCCAGTTGCCCCCAATTAACAGTTCTCACAGCTCAGGTTAGGTGTCTTAAATAGAAGCCGATTTTATTAGCAAATTACAGAAAGAGGAAAgcaaccctctgttgctttttagaaagaggaaaaaatccccaaatcatTTGAGAGGTACAAAACAAATTTAGCCTGGTCACATGGAATATGGAAAGCTCTGCTTGGTAGCATAAGTTGCTActaagcagaggtgaaagtaagccggtacgccccggTACGGTGTACTGGCAAAACctggtatggcgtaccggcaagacCTGGTATGCTGTACCGGCAAGACCTGGTACGCTGTACTGGACCGGCTTCCACAGGCGGCaacttaaagggcctggggctcccagcagcagctggagccctgggacgTTTAAATTTCCGCCAGCGTCCCGCTGCCGGAGCtggcggagatttaaagggcccagggcggtagcagcagctggagccccgggccctttaaattgctgcccgagccctgctgctggagccccggggcagTGGAACAGCCTCACCAGGGGAGACCAAGCAAGCCCCTCAGCAGAACATCCCATAGCCCTGTGGTTAAGCAGGAAACCCCTTTTCCACTCCCtgctcctcatcaggcagaggggggaattgatctggggtctcccacatcctggggaagtgctctaaccactgggtaaAGGCTATACAGGAGACCGCCTCTCCACCAGtatagagttaagcatgtgccacTGATGTTCCTGTGAGAGCTGGCTTAGCTGCCTGACTGCAGAACAGGGGTTCCCTGCAGGGGTGGCAGAACAGGGGGGGAAtcaaggggccatggccccatcactttttacctgcCTTAAGGGCGAGcaacagggggaggggtggagagaagtgagtgggggggggggaagggcagagggggcCACCATTCAGGTCTCTGTGGCCCCCACTTCTGGGGAACTTCCGGCACTCCTGGTTCCCAGTTGTGGCTCCTAAGCTGAGATAAGATGTCTCATTCCAGCACACATTTAGGCAGTGTTTNggggggggggaagggcagagggggcCACCATTCAGGTCTCTGTGGCCCCCACTTCTGGGGAACTTCCGGCACTCCTGGTTCCCAGTTGTGGCTCCTAAGCTGAGATAAGATGTCTCATTCCAGCACACATTTAGGCAgtgtttccccaggaattgaaatgagAGGGGGTGGTTGAATTTACGGGAGAGGTGAGGGCCATGGGACGAgaccgtgagggtgaaggtgggctgtacgTTTTCGTCAGAAAGGCAATTCAGCCCCACGTTTTAAACATCATAAAGCACCAATAAACATCAGCATTCAAATTTACGTTGATTTATTGTTGTTtataaatcatcatttgaaatcaTTAGGTCGGCCAAATGATTGCACCAACACTGTCGTAACAAACACAGCTGTGtgaggaagctagtctttgttcGTAATTTTCAAACCGATGACGCTTTTTCAGATACAAGGATTTGATCatatatttgcttttaaagtATGTTTTAAGGTTTCAATTTCCAACCAGCAACTACATGGAATTTCTTCCCActacaaatgttttaaaacaagatCTAGTTGGAAAATGACTATATTGGCAACACTACGATATGACTAGTTGACCACTGGGGCTGGCGGGAGTGGGTAGGGGGGAATCAGAGTGGTGTAGAGAAATCcctggacttaggcacctcaGCATCTGCTCTTGGCTAGcgtaggtggctccctgcctagcatgttGGCTTGTGTGGCTCCTGTTCTCAGGCACCAATCTCTCCCCAGACATTGTATAGGGAGTTTAGGGGCCTAAGCCAAGGTTTGTAGATTCCCTAGGTGACAAGGCATTGCAATGCCTGAgtccctttgtagatctgggTTTTACACTCTAAACAGACACAGGGCAGAGGAGAAGCAGTGACATAGGAaggtgaagtgactggcccagtccagtgccttggcCACTAGATTACACTGCCTCATGATCATATGGGCGTGAATTCAACTCGTTGGTTTACTGTGGCCACTAGAGTGGAGATACATCAGGGATCaattctgcccctccccaccccaaaagttGTAAGCTGAGGTCCCCCTTCCTTATCTGGGGTGCATGTGGGAGGACTGTATCTATTACATCATCCTAAAGTTAGTAAGGTTTTCTTATTCCTATTTGCAGATCAACTTGATGGTGCAtggttaaacaaaacaaaaagtggtggcaatatatatatttttatatataaaaatactcatatataaaatacatacttTTGAACTGATTCACTCTGACTCTAATCATAAAACGCATTTCTCCATCCCTCGCTACATTCCTCTTGATCTTCTGTGTTGTTTTTATAGGCCACACACTGAGAGACAATCTCAGGCCGTGACCAAAGCCGAGTTGAGCCCCAGCAAACCAGAGGAGCTGTGGAAGGAGACTCACGTAGTTATGAAGTCCTACACCAACTGGGAGGAGTTCTTCATGCCAGCCCCCATCTTCATCACCAAGCTGGGAGAGCTGATGTCCATCTCTGCAGGTGGGGAACATGTCATCTTCAAGGAGAACACCCTCAAATTGCCGAAATCCTTTGGGGCTTGCTTGCAGCTAGTGAACAACCAAGTCTGGTGGTCCTTTCACAACACCAGAAAGATCATGAATGAAATCAAGGGGCACTTCATGGGTGTCCCAAAGAAGATGGCAAACATTGTCCTAACCTTCTTCCAGGATGAAGTGGGGAAGGCTCCCTACAAGGAGGAGCTTGAAAGCATACAACTTATATCAAAGAACTGCAGAGACTCAACACAGAAGTTTAACAACACATTCTCTCCTGCAATCGGCCTGATTGAGAAGCTGCTGCAGGCCTGTGAAAAGGCCAGGCAGGGCTACGAGGATGAGCTGAAGGATGTACAGAATCTGAAGGCAGACATCATCAGGGTGAAGCCAGACAAGGAGGAGTCAGAGCAGGATCGAAGGAAGAGGAGACAGCAGCTGGAAGAGGCCTTCCAGAAGTACAAGACAAGCATCCCCACTTCGAGCAAATCTGTAGGCATGTGCTTGCTGCAAATGATAAAAAGCTACGTCACTGACTCTGGAGCAGCACCTGGACCTGTTTTCACAGAGCAGGATGGAACTGAGCTGACAGATAAGACTTTCTTAAAAGTGAAGGAGAACTGGGAGGTGCTGAGGTCaaccctggaggaggaggagaagaaatttCAGATCACCGAGAAGCAAAACCAGGAGCTGATGAAAACCGAATGTGATATAGAGACATATGAGACAAGAGAAAAAGAGTTAGAGATAGTTGGAAGGATACTGGGCCAAGGAGTGGAAGCCCTGAAGAGCATGAAGAAGCAGTGGGACAACATGGTGCCGTTCTTTCAGATGATCTCCAGTGAGATCGAATCCTGCTTCAGGGAATATTTCGATTCTGTTAAAGCTATCACGAACCCCTCCACAATGGACCCAATCTACACCCCGACATTCAAAGCTTCCAATGTGGCTCAGTTTGTGTACATGATCTCCAAGACCTATGTCGAGG
This portion of the Trachemys scripta elegans isolate TJP31775 unplaced genomic scaffold, CAS_Tse_1.0 scaffold_28, whole genome shotgun sequence genome encodes:
- the LOC117870491 gene encoding uncharacterized protein LOC117870491, whose translation is MKSYTNWEEFFMPAPIFITKLGELMSISAGGEHVIFKENTLKLPKSFGACLQLVNNQVWWSFHNTRKIMNEIKGHFMGVPKKMANIVLTFFQDEVGKAPYKEELESIQLISKNCRDSTQKFNNTFSPAIGLIEKLLQACEKARQGYEDELKDVQNLKADIIRVKPDKEESEQDRRKRRQQLEEAFQKYKTSIPTSSKSVGMCLLQMIKSYVTDSGAAPGPVFTEQDGTELTDKTFLKVKENWEVLRSTLEEEEKKFQITEKQNQELMKTECDIETYETREKELEIVGRILGQGVEALKSMKKQWDNMVPFFQMISSEIESCFREYFDSVKAITNPSTMDPIYTPTFKASNVAQFVYMISKTYVEVSDKYLMPLLEELEEISTKSSKDSFKSEETELAKWCDKAQRNISSLVQKKEEEFKKNLKGQEETIKKDMKAMQPPMNEDKLKAIEGAMQQAMRELRVQ